A region from the Vicia villosa cultivar HV-30 ecotype Madison, WI linkage group LG3, Vvil1.0, whole genome shotgun sequence genome encodes:
- the LOC131660941 gene encoding BEACH domain-containing protein B isoform X3: protein MDDSLQYLSLKILSLALSANPRGQNHFKSIGGLEVLLDGLGFPSNYATTYSKFVLTNEFRDDKPLQKIFQLHILALEVLREAVFGNMNNLQFLCENGRVHKFANSFCSPAFVLQDLRQGGDVGEQQAVGVPGDIHENENDMKSDPVTASAGLPLDASFSHFWNDYVFTLSRSLCSFLIIPGVSKSLNIQLSSGRLALPVSSSYCELSIKWVMRVLFTIFPCIKACSNQNDLPTYLRVFVTVLQNKVLNAFRTLLSTSPLSLEIFREEGIWDLIFSENFFYFEPASEETAGEIFAYNKKSELLSASSSTIDTPEVNGVNSLQLEIISFLEFAATSNGNTHNMTELSALLDALDHSACNSEIAGLLVRSLVHILQLSPEKTIASCKTLNAVSRVLQVACVQALECKRSGSMNPSSVNSGLEISESVPDKKKCNSPETVQNWFGCMKMCMEFFTKFSASSEDTKSFILQSLASIDCLFDLFWIEGLRDDVLGHILDLMKIMPFSEEDKKAKLQLCSKYLEMFTQIKEREKFSVDLSIDMLAGMRDMLLANQAYYQALFRDGECFLHVVSLLNSDLDKENGERLVLNVLQTLTRLLANNDTSKAAFRALAGKGYQTLQSLLLDFCQWHSSESLLDALLDMLVDGKFDIKTSPIIKNEDVIILYLIVLQKSSESLQHRGLDVFQHLLRDSISNRASCVRAGMLDFLLNWFCQEDNDSVIFQIAQLIQAIGGHSISGKDIRKIFALLRSEKVGMRRQYCSVLLTSLLSMLHEKGPTAFFDLDGVDSGIILKTPLQWPLNKGFSFSCWLRIENFPRNGTMGLFCFLTENGRGSLAVISKEKLIYESINLKRQRSDLHVNLVRRRWHFLCITHSIGRAFSAGSLLRCYLDGDLVSSERCRYAKISEPLTSCMIGAKFKMPHYEDSTLTFESIRDSCPFFGQIGPVYLFNDAISSEQVQSIYSLGPSYMYSFHDNEALPLSGDKIPSGVLDAKDGLASRIIFGLNAQASVGRMLFNVSPIMSHALDKNSFEASVIGGTQLCSRRMLQQIIYCVGGVSVLFPLITQCCNFENEVGEFEKTPLTRSTRECVMGQVIELIASLLDENVANQQQMHIVSGFSVLGFLLQSVPPQQLNLETLSALKHLFNVVSNSGLAELLVEEAISSIFLNPLIWVYTVYKVQRELYMFLIQQFDNDPRLLKSLCRLPRVLDIIHQFYCDNVNSRLFVGNNLLQHPASKKVIGERPSKEEMHKIRLLLLSLGEMSLRQNIAAGDIKALIAFFETSQDMSCIEDVLHMIIRAVSQKSLLASFLEQVNIINGCQVFVNLLQREYESIRLLSLQFLGRLLVGLPSEKKGSRFFNIPTGRSKSISEEHRKIRMQPVFLAISDRLFSFPQTENLCATLFDVLLGGASPKQVLQRHSHLERARSKGSSSHFLLPQMLPLIFRYLSGCEDTSARIKIIRDILDLLDSNASNIEAFMEYGWNAWLASFLKLGVLKDKNVKLHNHGNNKMDELLVMRNLFSLVLCHYLNSVKGGWQQLEETVNFLVMHSEEDGNSYRYFLRDIYEDVIQNLVDLSAADNIFISQPCRDNTLYLLKLIDEMLISEIDKELPLLGSESDFHLDLEMECHKEYSSALKDVLIGEADEQTSRKSQNFKQLLPGDDTIEDKWWNLYDNLWVIISKMIGKGPSSALPKSTSFAGPTLGQRARGLVESLNIPAAEVAAVVVSGGIGNALIAKPNKNVDKAMVLRGERCPRVIYHLVILYLCKSSLEKASRCVQQFTSLLPCLLTADDEQSKSRLQLIIWVLLFVRSQYGMLDDGARFHLLSHLIRETVNVGKSMLATSLVNRDDNLEPNYNSKEAGSIQNLIQKDRVLAAISDEANYTKISKIDRSQQIQELHCRIDENTLAESTTKQALEDEIQNSLNSILSSDDSRRAEFQLTYEEEQQNVAEKWIHMFRSLIDERGPWSTNPFPNSVVTHWKLDKTEDTRRRRPKLRQSYRFDESLCNPLSATASGFASPVNESNPGFVGNIPEQMKQLLLKGIRKITDEGTFDTNETNAEISGPNTSIPSDHSDCQSSDLLKDNNDRKDIIVHERRDTPSPPETEASEVLVSIPCVLVTPKRKLAGHLAVMKNVLHFFAQFLVEGTGGSSVFRNFDASNSDMTKSVQKQRSMKWPSSDMDLQKGITIGNVEVINGNGPVKFMRCVKRHRRWSMAKIKAVHWTRYLLRYTAIEIFFSDSVSPVFLNFASQKDAKDIGNLIVATRNEYLFPKGSGRDKSGAINFVDRRVAQEMAETARESWRRRDITNFEYLMILNTLAGRSYNDLTQYPVFPWILADYTSEVLDYNRSSTFRDLSKPVGALDTKRFEVFEDRYRNFCDPDIPSFYYGSHYSSMGIVLYYLLRLEPFTSLHRNLQGGKFDHADRLFQSIEGTFRNCLTNTSDVKELIPEFFYMPEFLLNSNSYHLGVRQDGEPIGDVFLPPWSKGSPEEFIRRNREALESEYVSSNLHHWIDLVFGYKQRGKPAVEAANIFYYLTYEGAVDLETTEDDLQRAAIEDQIANFGQTPIQMFRKKHPRRGPPIPIARPLYFAPDSISLTSIVSNTSNSSSAILYVGLMDSNVILVNEGLNLSVKTWLSTQLQSGGNFTFSGSQDLFFGVGSELLSPRKIGIPVPEHVEHGEQCFATMQTPSENFLITCGNWENSFQVISLSDGRMVQSIRQHKDVVSCIAVTSDGSILATGSYDTTVMVWEVFRGKTEKRIRNSQSELPRKNTVIIETPCHILCGHDDIITCLYVSHELDIIISGSKDGTCVFHTLREGRYVRSLRHPSGSPISKLVVSQHGQIVIYADDDLSLHLYSINGKHLASSESNGRLNTIQLSKCGEFLVGAGDQGQIVVRSINTLEVIKKYHGVGKVLSSLAVTPEECFLAGTKDGSLLVYSIENPQLRRTNQSKNMKSKT, encoded by the exons ATGGATGATTCACTTCAGTACTTGAGCTTGAAAATCCTTTCTTTGGCATTATCTGCAAATCCCCGGGGTCAGAATCATTTTAAAAGTATTGGAGGGCTGGAAGTGCTGCTGGATGGTCTTGGATTTCCATCAAATTATGCAACAACTTACAGTAAATTTGTTTTGACTAATGAATTCAG GGATGATAAACCACTGCAAAAAATATTTCAGCTTCATATTCTTGCTCTGGAAGTTTTAAGGGAGGCTGT CTTTGGGAACATGAACAACTTGCAATTTCTTTGTGAAAATGGTAGGGTACATAAATTTGCAAATAGTTTTTGTTCGCCGGCTTTTGTTCTTCAAGATTTGAGACAAGGGGGAGATGTCGGTGAACAGCAGGCTGTCGGTGTACCTGGTGACATTCACGAAAATGAAAATGATATGAAATCTGATCCAGTGACAGCTTCTGCTGGCCTTCCACTTGATgcttctttttctcatttttggAATGATTATGTCTTTACACTGAGCAGAAGTCTCTGTTCCTTTCTTATAATTCCTGGAGTTTCTAAATCTCTTAATATCCAACTATCTTCTGGTCGACTTGCATTGCCTGTCTCCTCATCATATTGCGAATTGTCAATCAAATGGGTCATGAGGGTTCTTTTTACAATATTCCCCTGCATCAAAGCTTGCTCAAATCAGAATGATTTGCCAACCTATTTAAG GGTTTTTGTCACTGTTTTACAGAACAAAGTTCTCAATGCATTTAGAACTCTTCTTTCTACTTCTCCCTTGTCGCTTGAAATTTTTCGTGAAGAAGGAATATGGGATCTCATCTTTTCAGAAAATTTCTTTTACTTTGAACCAGCTTCCGAAGAAACTGCTGGAGAAATATTTGCATACAATAAGAAGTCCGAATTATTGTCTGCTTCAAGTAGCACTATTGATACACCAGAAGTCAATGGGGTTAATAGTCTACAGTTGGAAATAATCTCATTTTTGGAATTTGCTGCAACTTCTAATGGAAATACACACAACATG ACTGAATTGTCTGCTCTGCTGGATGCGCTTGATCATTCTGCTTGTAATTCTGAAATTGCTGGTCTTCTTGTGAGGAGTTTGGTTCATATTTTGCAGCTCTCCCCAGAGAAAACTATTGCTTCCTGTAAAACCTTGAATGCAGTTTCTCGGGTTTTACAAGTTGCTTGTGTTCAAGCACTAGAGTGTAAAAGATCTGGAAGTATGAACCCCTCCAGTGTAAATAGTGGTTTGGAAATTTCAGAATCGGTGCctgataaaaaaaaatgcaattcACCTGAGACAGTGCAAAATTGGTTTGGTTGCATGAAAATGTGCATGGAGTTCTTTACCAAGTTTTCTGCATCATCTGAAGATACAAAGAGTTTTATATTGCAGAGTCTTgcaagcattgattgcttgtttgatttattttggaTAGAAGGTTTGAGAGATGATGTGCTTGGGCATATACTTGATCTCATGAAG ATTATGCCATTCTCGGAGGAAGATAAAAAAGCAAAGCTACAGTTATGCTCTAAGTATTTGGAAATGTTTACACAAATAAAAGAACGGGAGAAATTTTCCGTTGATTTGTCTATTGATATGTTGGCTGGAATGAGAGATATGCTTCTGGCTAATCAAGCA TACTATCAGGCACTGTTTCGTGATGGGGAATGCTTTTTGCATGTGGTATCATTACTTAACAGCGATCTAGACAAGGAAAATGGGGAGAGATTAGTTTTAAATGTACTCCAAACACTTACTCGTCTGCTTGCAAATAATGATACCTCAAAG GCCGCATTTAGAGCTCTAGCTGGGAAGGGGTATCAGACTCTGCAAAGCCTGCTGTTGGATTTTTGCCAGTGGCATTCAAGTGAAAGCCTTTTAGATGCTTTGCTTGATATGCTTGTTGATGGTAAATTTGATATCAAGACCAGTCCTATAATTAAG AATGAAGATGTGATAATATTATATCTGATTGTGTTGCAAAAG AGCAGTGAATCATTGCAGCATCGTGGGCTGGATGTGTTTCAGCATTTACTTAGAGATTCAATTTCTAATAGAGCTTCCTGTGTCAGAGCAGGGATGCTGGATTTTCTTCTGAATTGGTTTTGCCAAGAAGATAATGACAGTGTGATATTTCAGATTGCGCAGTTAATTCAAGCCATTGGTGGGCATAGTATATCAGGGAAGGACATCCGTAAAATATTTGCTTTACTCCGTAGTGAGAAAGTTGGAATGAGGAGGCAATACTGCTCTGTTCTGTTAACAAGTCTCTTGTCAATGCTACATGAGAAGGGGCCAACTGCCTTTTTTGATCTCGACGGGGTTGATTCT GGTATTATTCTTAAAACGCCTCTGCAGTGGCCGCTCAATAAGGGCTTTTCTTTTTCCTGTTGGCTCAGGATTGAGAACTTCCCTAGAAATGGAACAATGGGTCTTTTCTGTTTTCTTACAGAAAATGGAAGGGGGTCATTGGCTGTGATCTCAAAGGAGAAGCTCATTTATGAG TCAATCAACCTGAAGAGACAGCGATCAGACCTGCACGTTAATTTAGTCAGGAGGAGATGGCATTTTCTTTGCATAACTCATAGCATTGGAAGAGCATTTTCTGCAGGTAGCTTGTTGAGATGTTACTTGGATGGTGATCTTGTCTCATCTGAAAGATGCAG GTATGCAAAAATCAGTGAACCATTAACTAGTTGCATGATTGGTGCTAAATTTAAGATGCCTCACTATGAAGACAGCACACTCACTTTTGAATCCATCCGTGATTCATGCCCATTTTTTGGCCAAATTGGTCCTGTATATTTATTCAATGATGCCATTTCATCTGAACAAGTACAGAGTATCTACTCTCTAGGGCCAAGTTACATGTACTCATTTCATGACAATGAAGCTCTACCACTTTCTGGTGATAAAATACCTAGTGGGGTTCTTGATGCCAAAGATGGTCTTGCATCAAGAATTATCTTTGGACTCAATGCTCAG GCAAGTGTTGGTAGAATGTTATTTAATGTTTCACCGATAATGAGTCACGCATTAGATAAGAATTCTTTTGAAGCTTCTGTAATTGGTGGGACTCAATTATGCTCAAGACGCATGCTGCAGCAAATAATATATTGTGTTGGTGGCGTATCTGTGCTTTTCCCTCTAATCACACAGTGTTGCAATTTTGAAAATGAAGTTGGTGAATTTGAAAAGACTCCTTTAACGCGGTCAACGAGGGAATGCGTGATGGGTCAAGTTATTGAGCTTATTGCCTCTCTTTTAGATGAGAATGTAGCAAATCAACAGCAGATGCACATTGTGTCTGGATTTTCAGTCTTGGGATTTTTGTTACAATCGGTTCCTCCACAACAGCTTAATCTAGAAACCCTTTCTGCTTTGAAGCATCTTTTTAATGTCGTCTCTAATTCTG GGCTGGCAGAGTTGCTTGTGGAAGAGGCTATATCTAGCATTTTTCTTAATCCTCTTATCTGGGTCTATACTGTTTACAAAGTACAACGTGAACTGTACATGTTTCTGATCCAGCAATTTGACAATGATCCTAGATTACTTAAAAGTTTATGCCGACTTCCACGAGTTCTTGATATAATTCATCAATTCTATTGTGATAATGTAAATTCTCGATTATTTGTTGGAAATAACCTTCTCCAACATCCTGCAAGCAAAAAAGTTATCGGGGAAAGGCCTAGTAAAGAAGAAATGCACAAGATCCGTCTTCTTTTGTTGAGTCTTGGTGAAATGAGTCTCAG GCAGAATATTGCTGCTGGAGACATAAAAGCTCTCATAGCATTTTTTGAGACAAGCCAGGATATGTCCTGTATTGAAGATGTCTTACACATGATTATTCGCGCTGTTTCTCAGAAATCTCTACTTGCTTCTTTCCTTGAACAAGTTAATATCATCAATGGTTGTCAGGTTTTTGTTAACCTTCTCCAGAG GGAGTATGAGTCTATCCGATTGCTGAGCTTACAGTTCCTTGGGAGGCTTTTGGTTGGCCTACCGTCGGAAAAGAAGGGGTCAAGATTCTTCAATATCCCAACGGGAAGATCCAAATCTATTTCAGAAGAACATAGGAAAATCAGAATGCAACCAGTTTTCTTAGCTATATCTGATAGACTTTTCAGCTTTCCGCAGACAGAAAATCTTTGTGCTACTTTATTTGATGTTCTTCTTGGTGGTGCTAGCCCCAAACAG GTTTTACAAAGACACAGCCACCTTGAGAGGGCAAGAAGCAAGGGCAGTAGCTCTCATTTTTTACTTCCTCAGATGTTGCCTCTAATTTTTAGATATTTGTCTGGCTGTGAGGATACATCTGCAAGAATAAAAATAATCAGAGATATACTTGACCTTCTTGATTCAAATGCTTCAAATATCGAAGCTTTTATG GAATATGGGTGGAATGCCTGGCTAGCATCGTTTCTAAAGCTTGGCGTGTTAAAGGACAAAAATGTCAAGTTGCATAATCATGGTAACAATAAAATGGATGAGCTGCTTGTGATGAGAAATTTGTTTTCTCTAGTTCTGTGTCACTATCTGAATTCTGTAAAAGGTGGCTGGCAGCAGTTGGAAGAAACAGTCAATTTTCTTGTTATGCACTCTGAGGAG GATGGAAATTCATATCGGTACTTTCTCCGTGATATATATGAAGACGTGATTCAAAATTTGGTGGATTTGTCAGCTGCAGACAATATTTTCATTTCACAACCCTGTCGAGACAATACACTGTaccttttgaaattgattgatgagATGCTGATCTCCGAAATTGATAAAGAACTCCCG CTCCTTGGAAGTGAATCTGATTTTCACCTTGATTTGGAAATGGAATGTCACAAGGAGTATAGTTCTGCCTTAAAAGATGTGTTGATAGGAGAAGCCGATGAACAAACATCTAG AAAATCACAAAATTTTAAGCAGCTATTGCCAGGTGACGATACAATTGAAGATAAATGGTGGAATCTCTATGACAATTTGTGGGTTATTATTAGCAAAATGATTGGCAAGGGACCCAGTAGTGCGTTACCTAAATCAACGTCATTTGCAGGACCAACTCTTGGTCAAAGGGCTCGTGGTTTAGTTGAGTCGTTAAACATTCCTGCTGCCGAAGTGGCTGCAGTTGTTGTATCAGGAGGGATAGGCAATGCTTTGATTGCAAAACCTAACAAAAATGTTGATAAAGCAATGGTTTTACGAGGAGAGAGGTGCCCTAGAGTTATTTATCACCTTGTTATTCTTTATCTGTGTAAATCTTCTCTAGAAAAGGCATCTCGGTGTGTCCAACAGTTCACCTCACTTTTACCCTGCCTTTTAACTGCTGATGATGAGCAAAGCAAGAGTAGGCTGCAACTTATTATCTG GGTACTGCTTTTTGTTAGGTCACAGTATGGAATGTTGGACGATGGTGCTCGTTTTCATCTTTTATCACATTTGATCCGTGAGACTGTTAATGTTGGAAAATCAATGCTTGCTACTAGCCTTGTGAACCGCGATGACAATTTGGAGCCAAACTACAATTCAAAAGAAGCGGGATCCATTCAGAATTTAATTCAAAAGGATCGTGTTCTGGCAGCA ATCAGCGATGAAGCTAATTATACGAAGATATCAAAAATTGACCGCTCCCAGCAGATACAGGAACTTCATTGTAGAATAGATGAAAACACCTTGGCAGAATCTACTACTAAGCAAGCTCTAGAAGATGAGATCCAGAATAGCTTGAACTCAATCCTTTCTTCAGATGATAGCAGAAGAGCTGAGTTCCAGCTTACCTATGAGGAGGAGCAGCAAAACGTTGCT GAAAAATGGATACACATGTTTCGATCACTAATTGATGAGAGAGGTCCATGGTCTACTAATccttttccaaatagtgttgtgACCCACTGGAAACTTGACAAGACAGAAGACACACGGCGAAGGAGGCCAAAACTAAGGCAAAGTTATCGTTTTGATGAAAGTCTCTGTAATCCTCTTTCTGCTACTGCTAGCGGGTTTGCTAGTCCTGTTAACGAAAGTAATCCTGGTTTTGTGGGTAATATACCTGAACAAATGAAGCAGCTCTTGCTGAAAGGGATAAGAAAAATAACTGACGAGGGAACCTTTGACACCAATGAAACCAATGCCGAAATAAGTGGACCTAATACATCAATTCCCTCTGATCATTCAGACTGCCAATCTTCTGACCTACTAAAGGATAACAATGACAGAAAGGATATTATTGTGCATGAACGAAGAGACACTCCCTCTCCACCTGAGACAGAAGCCAGCGAG GTGCTTGTGTCAATTCCATGTGTTCTTGTGACTCCTAAGAGAAAATTAGCTGGTCATTTGGCAGTCATGAAAAATGTTTTGCATTTCTTTGCCCAATTCTTAGTAGAAGGTACTGGTGGATCATCTGTTTTTAGAAACTTTGATGCCAGTAATTCTGACATGACCAAGTCTGTTCAAAAGCAAAGATCAATGAAGTGGCCTTCTTCTGATATGGATCTTCAGAAGGGAATTACAATCGGTAATGTAGAGGTAATAAATGGAAATGGGCCTGTTAAATTTATGAGATGTGTTAAACGCCATCGAAGATGGAGCATGGCTAAG ATAAAAGCTGTTCATTGGACTCGATATTTGCTCAGATATACAGCAATAGAGATTTTCTTCAGTGATTCAGTTTCCCCAGTATTTCTAAACTTTGCCTCACAGAAGGATGCAAAAGATATAGGAAACTTGATAGTTGCTACCAGAAATGAATATTTATTTCCCAAAGGAAGTGGAAGGGACAAGAGCGGAGCTATAAATTTTGTAGATCGACGAGTGGCACAGGAAATGGCAGAAACTGCCAGAGAAAGCTGGAGGAGAAGGGATATAACAAACTTTGAATATTTGATGATTCTCAACACACTTGCGGGAAGATCTTATAATGATTTGACCCAATATCCTGTTTTTCCTTGGATCTTGGCAGATTACACATCAGAAGTTCTTGATTACAATAGATCATCTACATTTCGAGATCTGTCAAAGCCTGTTGGAGCACTTGATACCAAACGATTTGAG GTTTTTGAAGATAGATACCGTAACTTCTGTGATCCTGATATTCCCAG CTTCTACTATGGATCTCATTACTCAAGTATGGGCATTGTGCTCTATTACCTTCTTAGATTGGAGCCTTTTACCTCTCTACACCGTAATCTGCAG GGGGGTAAATTTGATCACGCCGACCGACTTTTTCAAAGCATAGAGGGCACATTCAGAAACTGCCTTACAAATACCAGTGATGTGAAGGAGTTAATACCGGAGTTCTTTTACATGCCTGAGTTTCTCTTAAATTCAAACTCTTATCATCTAGGAGTTAGACAGGATGGCGAACCTATTGGGGATGTTTTCCTCCCTCCATGGTCGAAG GGTTCTCCTGAAGAATTTATTAGGAGAAACCGGGAGGCCCTTGAAAGTGAATATGTCAgttcaaatcttcatcactggaTAGATTTGGTATTTGGATACAAGCAACGTGGCAAACCTGCTGTAGAG GCAGCAAACATATTCTACTACTTAACTTACGAAGGAGCTGTTGATCTGGAAACGACGGAAGATGATTTGCAAAGAGCTGCTATAGAAGACCAAATAGCCAACTTTGGTCAGACCCCAATTCAGATGTTTCGCAAGAAACATCCAAGAAGAGGGCCACCTATTCCAATTGCACGTCCTCTGTACTTCGCTCCTGATTCCATTAGTTTGACTTCCATTGTTTCTAATACTAGTAATTCTTCATCAGCTATACTGTATGTTGGTCTAATGGACTCAAATGTTATCCTTGTGAATGAGGGTCTCAACTTATCTGTTAAGACGTGGTTATCAACTCAACTGCAATCTGGTGGAAATTTCACATTTTCTGGTTCCCAG GATCTTTTCTTTGGAGTTGGTTCCGAATTGCTTTCACCGCGTAAAATTGGTATTCCTGTTCCTGAACATGTTGAACATGGAGAACAATGTTTTGCAACAATGCAGACGCCCTCCGAGAATTTCTTAATAACATGTGGCAATTGGGAAAATAGTTTCCAGGTCATATCATTAAGCGATGGCAGAATGGTGCAAAGTATTCGACAGCATAAGGATGTGGTGAGCTGTATTGCAG TTACATCTGATGGGAGTATCCTTGCAACTGGAAGTTATGATACCACGGTGATGGTTTGGGAAGTTTTTCGTGGTAAAACAGAAAAGAGAATTCGGAACAGTCAGTCTGAGTTACCTCGTAAGAACACCGTCATAATTGAAACTCCATGTCATATCCTTTGTGGGCATGATGATATAATAACTTGCTTATATGTTAGTCATGAGCTGGATATCATAATTAGTGGATCAAAAGATGGAACATGTGTATTCCATACCTTGCGAGAAGGTAGATATGTCAGATCCCTACGGCATCCATCAGGAAGTCCTATATCCAAACTAGTTGTCTCTCAGCATGGTCAGATTGTGATTTATGCTGATGATGATCTTAGTTTGCACCTGTATTCTATAAATGGAAAACACCTTGCTTCCTCCGAATCTAATGGACGTCTCAACACTATTCAGTTGAGCAAATGTGGTGAGTTTTTGGTAGGTGCAGGTGACCAGGGGCAGATTGTTGTTCGCTCTATAAACACACTAGAAGTTATTAAAAAATACCATGGGGTTGGAAAGGTTTTATCATCATTGGCTGTAACTCCAGAAGAATGCTTCTTAGCAGGCACAAAAGATGGAAGCCTCCTTGTGTATTCGATAGAAAATCCCCAGCTTCGGAGAACGAACCAAAGCAAAAATATGAAATCAAAAACTTAA